A segment of the Bacteroidales bacterium genome:
TGCTCAAAAAGTTTAAACATACCGATGGCATTTCGTTTATTCAAAAACAAATTGAAGAAAATAAAAAAATATTAGCCGAAGGAGCTCAAGGCAGTATGCTCGATATTGATTTTGGTTCTTATCCTTTTGTAACTTCATCAAACACAATAGCTGCTGGTGCTTGTACAGGCTTAGGTCTCGCTCCGCAACAAATTGGTAATGTGTTAGGAGTAACCAAAGCTTATTGTACGCGTGTTGGAAGCGGTCCTTTCCCTACTGAGCTAAACGACTTAGTGGGCGATGAACTTCGTACCCAAGGACACGAATTCGGAAGCACTACCGGACGTCCTCGTCGCTGCGGATGGCTCGATTTAGTTGCCTTAAAATTTGCTGTAACTATTAGCGGTGTTAATCGTCTTATCGTTACAAAAGCCGATGTGATGTCCACACTTGATGAAATAAAAGTTGCAGTTGCCTACCAAACACATGAGGGCGAAATTACACACATCCCCTACTGCCTCGATGATGTTAAACAGCCTGTTTATAAAATATTTAAAGGCTGGAAAACAGACATTCAAAACATTCGCAACAAACAAAATTTGCCTAAAGAACTGCTGCAATACATTGCTTTTATCGAAGAATATACAAACGTTAAAGTGGAGATTATATCGGTAGGACCTGATAGAAACGCAAATGTATATTTATGAATTTAAAATGGACGATTAACTGTTTAACCCTTTTAATTTTACAACAAACATTATTTTCGCAAACAAACGATTCTATTTGTTTTAAAGCTTATAGGACGACTATTGCACCTACAATAGATGGACAAAAAGATGCCATTTGGAATATTTGTCCTATAATAAACGGTTTTAAACAAAAAAATCCATACTATAATTCTCCACCTCTATTCGATACCGATGTCCAAATACTATACGACAATACTGCTATATATGTATTTGCCTTTTGCCACGATGAACACCCCGATAGTATTCTAAAACAACTTGGCAATAGAGACAATCAAAACTTAAATGCCGATTACTTTATTATAGCCTTTGATACATATAATAAACAACAAGATGCTTTTATTTTTGGAGTATCTGCCTCTGGTGTACAATTGGAAATGCGAGGCGACGACAAATCATACAATGTGGTATGGGATAGTAAGATTGCTATTTCTGATTCAGGTTGGTCTGTAGAAATTAAAATACCCTACTCAGCTATTCGTTTCCCAAAAGTTTTAAAACAAGATTGGCGTTTTCAATGTATAAGAAGTATTCGTCGCATACGTGAAGAAAGCCGTTTAGTATTAGAGCCTCGCGAAGCTAATAATCCGCTTCTTTATTGGTCAAAACTCGATGGCATAGAACAAATTGAAGCCCCTCTCCGATTATCGTTTACACCTTATCTGTCAGCAGGTTTGCAAACAGAATCAGAAAAAGGCACAAAAACACAACTAAGTAAATTGTTCAGCGGTGGACTCGATTTAAAATATGGCATTAACGAAAGTTATACGCTCGATTTAACACTTTTGCCCGATTTTAGCCAAGTTCAATCAGATAATAAATATAAAAACCTTACTGCATACGAAACAGTTTATAGCGAACAACGTCCGTTTTTTAAAGAATCGGTTGAATTATTTAATAAAGGTGATATTTTTTACTCTCGTAGAATAGGTCGTTTACCACGCAATTTTTACAGTATTTCAACCGACAGCAACGAAATTATTAGCAAAAATCCGCAACAAACACAACTCATCAATGCTTTTAAAATATCCGGACGAAATAGTAAAGGACTTGCTATAGGCGTTTTAAATGCTATTACTGCCAATACCTATGCTCAAATAAAAGACACATTAACAGGATTGGAAAAAAGTATTTTAACCGAGCCTTTTGCTAATTATAATGTTTTTGTTATTGACCAAGCTTTTAGACAAGGCAATAATATATTTTTAACCAACACCAGTTTTTTGCGAGAGAAAAACAACTACAGTTCAAACGTTACAGCCATAGGACTTTCACTAATTGAACATTCTAAAACTTACCAATTATCGTTAAATTCTGCATTATCGCATTTTTATTATCTGCAAAATAAACCTTCTGAGTTGCCCAATAATGGATATAAAGCATCTATAAGTTTAGACAAAATAAACG
Coding sequences within it:
- a CDS encoding adenylosuccinate synthase, with amino-acid sequence MIQKIDVLLGLQWGDEGKGKIVDLLAPQYDVVARFQGGPNAGHTLEFDNKKFVLHTIPSGVFQPKSLNYIGNGVVLDPCIFKQEIENLSIVSPWIYDNLYISKQAHLILPTHRLLDAAYEQAKGKDKIGSTLKGIGPTYTDKISRQGIRVGDIFQANFKEKYQALVEKHKQILSLFQYPIDSLAELEKNWFEALDMLKKFKHTDGISFIQKQIEENKKILAEGAQGSMLDIDFGSYPFVTSSNTIAAGACTGLGLAPQQIGNVLGVTKAYCTRVGSGPFPTELNDLVGDELRTQGHEFGSTTGRPRRCGWLDLVALKFAVTISGVNRLIVTKADVMSTLDEIKVAVAYQTHEGEITHIPYCLDDVKQPVYKIFKGWKTDIQNIRNKQNLPKELLQYIAFIEEYTNVKVEIISVGPDRNANVYL
- a CDS encoding carbohydrate binding family 9 domain-containing protein, with amino-acid sequence MNLKWTINCLTLLILQQTLFSQTNDSICFKAYRTTIAPTIDGQKDAIWNICPIINGFKQKNPYYNSPPLFDTDVQILYDNTAIYVFAFCHDEHPDSILKQLGNRDNQNLNADYFIIAFDTYNKQQDAFIFGVSASGVQLEMRGDDKSYNVVWDSKIAISDSGWSVEIKIPYSAIRFPKVLKQDWRFQCIRSIRRIREESRLVLEPREANNPLLYWSKLDGIEQIEAPLRLSFTPYLSAGLQTESEKGTKTQLSKLFSGGLDLKYGINESYTLDLTLLPDFSQVQSDNKYKNLTAYETVYSEQRPFFKESVELFNKGDIFYSRRIGRLPRNFYSISTDSNEIISKNPQQTQLINAFKISGRNSKGLAIGVLNAITANTYAQIKDTLTGLEKSILTEPFANYNVFVIDQAFRQGNNIFLTNTSFLREKNNYSSNVTAIGLSLIEHSKTYQLSLNSALSHFYYLQNKPSELPNNGYKASISLDKINGNFKYGLSSSYMDKNFNANDVGLTLFNNYLNNSVYIDYHQFQPTKTFLNYGLNLNYIQNYHLSTMNISTSGLELNIGTTTHRYLSIWSGGYADLYNGFDYYEPRKEGYFLRTGYNKNIRLGISTDYRKSLAIDVSTVVNHNSTFNAMHYYLQVSPLARVSNHLSFRYTIESSYSKNSVGFASFDEDSGKPLMGKRNVTSITNALTADYLFKNDLSISIKFRYYWSQGEYFNIYTLTDEGTLSGSLVSNSPSQYNFNYNSLNADIVFSWQFAPGSNLMIIWKNEIFKDSPYLYASYFENLKYLGEYPQTNTIMVKMLYYLDYEYLFKKKT